The nucleotide window AGAAGTTCGTGAATGACTTCGTTGCCGCCTGGACCAAGGTCATGAACGCGGACCGTTTCGACCTGAACTAGGAGCTGTATGGTTAAAATTCTATCCCCGCCGGCGGTGACGTCGGCGGGGATTGTCTTTTTCCGGGTTCCTATATAGACTTATCCGTCAGGGGACCGGAGCAGAACAGGGAATAAACACAAATGCGGCTTTTATGGTTGATTCCGGCGGTATTCATGATCGGCAATCTGGCGGGATGCGAAAAACTGGAAACCAGGCATAAAAAAACTGTGGAGGAAAGGCTGCTTGACAGTTTTTCCGACAGCAGTGAAGAATTGCGGGAGCGCGTCGGGCGTGTTGTGGTGGCGGCTGAGAAAAAGGATTACGAGTTTGCCATGAATGAACTGGCGCTGATCTCGGCGACCCGGCAACTGGAAAAACCCCAGAAAAAAGCTGTGGATGACCTGATGCGCCAGTTGCGCTATGATATGGAAGAGGAAGAACTCGGGGACAAGCTTAATGAATAAAAATACCCTGGGCATTGTCTGGAAGCTGATCATTGCGTCGCTGTTTGTCGGCATGGCGCTCAGTTATTTTGATATTACCCCGGCGGAGCTGATCAAAGACCTGCCGGAGACAATCGGCCGGATAGTGGATACGGCCTGGTCCGGAGTGCAGTGGGCGGCAGATTATGTGGTGCTTGGCGCGATTATCGTTGTGCCGGTCTGGCTGCTGATGAATATATCCAATATTGCCGGAAAATTTAAGAAGAAGGATTAGGGGCTGCTTTCCGTATTATACAAAAGCAGTGGATTTTGAGGATAAAGGAGGATGTGATGTCTGCAAGGAATACAGAAAATACATATGGCAGCGTTGCCCGGGCCCTGCACTGGATCATGGCTCTGCTGATAATCGGCATGTGGGTTTTAGGCCTTTATATGCATGAACTGCCGCGGGAAACGCCAGAGCAGATGCAGTACAAGTTCGGCCTTTATGACATTCATAAAGCTTTTGGCATGCTGGCACTGCTGTTCATTCTTTTCCGCATGTACTGGCGGATGACAAATGTCATTCCGGGTTTCCCGGACAGTATGGAAAAATGGGAAAAACTTCTGGCTCATGCGGCGCATGGAGTGCTCTATCTGCTGATGCTGGCCTTTCCTGTCTCCGGGTATCTCTCCTCAGCGACCGGCGGGCATAACATAACTTTCTTCGGTCTGTTTGAGATTCCGCTGCTACTGTCAAAAAATGAGGGATTAAGTGAAGTTTTCGGCGAGATTCACGAGATCTGTGCCTGGACGATCTTTTTTGTCTTTTGCCTTCACGTGGCTGCGGCGCTTTACCATCATTTTGTCAAAAAGGATGATATCATGATCCGGATGTCACCGCGCGGGGCCGGTAAGGAAGAATAAAGCCGTATTTCCTGATTTTATTAAAAGGTCGCCGCGGGCGGCCTTTTTTAAATCCAGCGTCTGACCTTGTTTTTATAGTCCAGATAGCTGGCCCCGAATTTTTCTGTCAGATAGGCCTCTTCGCGCAGGATGACGCCGAAATGCATGGTCATCAGCACCGGGATAAGGGCGATAAACATCCACAGGGAGCCGAAAATCAGGCCAAGGGCAATATAGATCAGCGTGAAGCCGAGATAGATGGGGTTGCGGCTGACAGCATAAAGCCCGCCGGTATAGATCTGATCCGTCGGGGTCAGCGGATCGGGGTTCTGTTTGTTTTTGATGAAACTGATGACACTACCGCCCAGCAGGATAAATCCGACGGCAAGCAGGATCCAGCCGATCAGGGCGGCGGGTTTGCCAAGACCAAGATAAAGCGGCATAAAATAATCCAGCGCCACGGCGAATCCCAGACCGAGGGCATAGATTACCGGGGGTCGTATGATAACGTTGGCATGGTCTTCAATCTCGATTTCGGCCATTTCTTAACTCCCCTGCTTATATCGGAAACCCCTTGCCGGGCGTTATGATCTGTCGGCTCAGTCGTTCAGGCATTTATCATAGCAATGTTCATATTTTTGTTACATTTGTTTTTTTTATGTTTTTCTGCCTATACTCTGCTCATAATAAATAGGTGGAGGACGATGGTAGATGAACGGTGACGTGCTTGTTAAAGCTACCGTTTGGGTCATGAGCCTGGTATTGGCGCTGGTATTTGTGTCCGTGGGAGTGGGTAAAATTGCCGGTGCGGATGCACATATTGCACATTACCAATCCTGGGGCATTCCGTCCTGGGCGCTACTGGCTCTTGGTGTTCTGGAGGTGACGGGCGGGGTGTTTTTACTGATCCCCCGCTGGGCCTTGATCGGAGCTTTCATTCTTTCCCTTGAACTGGCGGCCAGTGCCATGATGCATTTTTCGCTTGATGAAAACCATCTTGTGATGCGCGCCCTTGTTCTGCTTTTCATGCTGTTGGGGATAAGCTACCTGAGGGTCAAAAGAATGCCCGAGAATGGTTTGAATTGACTGTTTCGTTAACGGCTCCTTCATATTGATTGACTATTCTGGGTTGAAATTTCAGGCGGATTTAAAAAGAGGGGCCCCGTTTTGACCCGGATCATTACAAAAAAACTTATTCTCACGGCTGCTGGCAGCCTTTTTCTGGCAGCTTGCGGAGGTGGTGGCGGCAGCACACCTGCACCAACAACGCCCACCCTGCCCACAAGCAATGACAGCCTGGATGACATCCAGGTGTCCGAGGATTTCAACAGCTTCTCCAGTATTGTGCTTGTCAAGGTTGAGGGCGCAACGGAGACCGTTGATTCTTCAAATCAAACCCAGAGTTCTGATGCGGTCGTTGGCGTGAATACTGATGGCAGCTTTGAAGTGACTATAAGCGGCCAGGGTGACGATAATGATGTGAACTTTGATTTTACATTCACCAGTGCCATGCGTACGGTCGGGACCGAGAAAACAGTATTCCAAAGCAGCAATACAGCCTTTTCCTTGTTGCGCCCGGGGGTAGATGTCAGTATTCCCTTCACGCAAACAGGCGAAACCATCAATATGTCCTATGTGACTTATGGTCAGTGGGCGAAAACTGACGGTACCATTGCGGCCAATGGCTTTGACAGCGCCCGTGGCTATGTCATCTTCGGGGTTCGGACTGACAGTGTTCCTACTACCGGAACTGCCACATATGCCGGGGCCGTTGAAGGAATTATGTTCAAGCCTACAGCGACAGCCGGCAGCCCGGAGGTGTGGGGTATAAGTGGTCGTGTGGATATCGATGTTGATTTTGCAGCGGCCAACAATAACGTTGTTGCCACGTTCAGCAAAATGGCGCAATCTGTCGTTGGAACCACCAATGACTGGGTAAATTTCACGATGACAAGTGATCTTTCAAATGGTCTCTTTTCCGGAGCCGCCTCTAATTTCACGGATGCTGGTTCTGGTGCGCCGGTGGCTGGCTATAGCGGTACGGTAAGCGGTGCTTTCTACGGCCCCAACGCCCAGGAAATTGGCGGGACCTGGTCCGTTGCCGGGCCCGGAGAGGAAGCGGCGGGTGCCTTCGTCGGCGAACAATAAGTCCTTTTTCTCAGTGAAACAAAAAAGGCAGCCACTGGCTGCCTTTTGTCTTTTGGCGAGTATGATCCTAGCCGCAGGTTTCCTGCACTACTTCGCTGGTTATGGGATCGACGCTTTTCAGCACGATGTCATAGCCCCACAGCCTGCGCAGGTGGGCGATGACCTGTTCCGCCGCCTTCTGTGACAGGGGAATATGGTTATTCATGCTGTGCACCAGGGTCAGCCTGCGGTCGCCGGCCAGGTCGACCCGGCTGACCTGGATATCAAGGTCCATATTGGCCACCGAATATTGGGCGGACAGCGCTTCCCGGACCGCCTTGTAGCCGGGTTCATTGTGGATATGATCGACCTCGATAAAGGTGTTGTCGCAGTCATCATGGATATTGAACAGCCGCATTTCCCGGATCAGGTGAGGGCTCAGGAACTGCAGGATGAAACTTTCATCCCGGTAATTTTCCCAGGCGTCTTTCAGCGTTTCGATCGGCTTGTTGTTGCCGGCGATGTCGGGGAACCATTCCCGGTCCTCGTCGGTCGGGTTTTCACAGATGCGCTGGATATCCTGCATCATGGCAAAACCGAGCGCATAGGGATTGATGCCGGAGAAATAGGGGCTGTCAAAGGACGGCTGGGCTACCACCCGGGTATGGAAGTCAATGAATTCCAGCATGGCGCCTTCGGTGATCTGGCCGGTGTCATAAAGCCGGTTCATCAGATAATAATGAACATAGCAGGCACAGCCTTCATTCATCATTTTGGTCTGGCGCTGGGGATAGAAATACTGGGCGATGGAGCGCACGATACGCAGGATTTCCGCCTGCCAGTGGCTTAGGACCGGGCTGTTTTTCTCCAGAAAATAAAGCAGATTGGATTCCGGAATGCCCAGCTTGGTCGCAAGCTGTTTTTCCATCTGGTCGAGTTCCGCCGAATCGGTGTTTTTGATTTCCGGCAGGGTGCGCCACAGTTCGTTGACCTGGGACTGCTCATATTCAAGCCGTTCGAGCTCCCGTTCCTGCATCTTCTTGTCATCCAGTTTTGTCGGGCGGGTGTAACGGTCCACGCCCTGGTCCCTGAGGGCATGGGCGGAATCAAGGATTTTCTCCACTTCCCGATAACCGTACCGTTCCTCACATTTGGCGATATAGTTTTTGGCGAACTGCAGGTAGTCAAGGATCGCGTCGGCATCGGTCCATTGCTTGAACAGGTGATTATTTTTGAAAAAATGATTGTGGCCGAAGGCAGCGTGGGCCATGACCAGAGCCTGCATGGTCATGGAATTTTCTTCCATGATGTAGCAGATGCAGGGGTCGGAATTGATCACGATTTCATAAGCCAGTCCCTGGAATCCCTTCTGGTACATGGTCTGATCGCGGATAAAGCTTTTACCGAAAGACCAGTGGTTATACATCATCGGCATGCCGACGGAACTGTAGGCGTCCAGCATCTGTTCCGAGGTGATGACTTCTACCTGGGTCGGATAAACATCAAGCCCCATTTCATTGAGCGCGATGTCCTCGATGGCCCGGAAAGTCCGGTCGACGGTCTCGAAATCCCATTCAGCTCCTTCATACAGGAGTGAGGTTTCTGTCTGTTTTTTCTTTGCACTCATCTTACACAGCCTCCTGTGTTGCACCGGCAGAAGAGGAACTGTTTCTGTCCCTGGCGAACAAGTCATGCAGGACCGGGAAGATATCGGCCGCTTTGGTCACCCGGCGAATGGCAAAATTGCGGTTTTGCTTCTGCACCTGGTCATAGGCCTGCCATAGACGGGTGGTGCCGTTATTCCCCATGAACATTTCCGATTCCTGGGTATCCCATATTTCCACATAGGCAAAATACTGGCACAGCGGCAACAGGCGTTCCTGCAGCATATACTGGCAATGGGCGTTATCGCTGTTCAGGTTGTCACCGTCGGAGGCCTGGGCTGCATAGATATTCCAGTCATCGGGCGGATAACGTTCCTTGATGATCTGTTCCATCACTTCAAGGGCAGTGGAAACAATGGTGCCACCGGTTTCCCGGGAATAGAAGAAGGTCTCTTCATCCACCTCGCTGGCGTGGTGGGTATGGCGGATAAAAACGATATCCACCTTGGTATATTGTTTTTTCAGGAACAGGTGCAGCAGCATGAAGAAGCGTTTGGCCAGTTCCTTGTGCATCTCGCTCATGGAGCCGGACACGTCCATCAGGCAGAACATGACCGCATGGGTGTTCGGTTTCTGCTCTTCGGTGAAGCTGGTGTACCGCACATCAATGGGATCGATATAGGGCACGAGTTTGCGCCGCCGCTGCTTTGTTTCCAGCTGACCGAGCAGATATTCAAGTTCCTTGTCGTCTTTTTCGCTTTTGCGTTTCTTTTCCCGGAGCGCGGTGATCCGGTCTTCCAGCTCCTCGATTTCCTCGCGGCTTGGTCGTTTCAGGGTTAATCTGCGGGCCAGGCTGTTGCGCATCGTCAGTTTCAGGTTGAGGTTGGCGGGAGAGCCCTCTTTTTTATAGCCGGCCCGGTGATATTCGGTGACCATCTCTTCCTTGATGGAGGTTTTGACAAAGTCCGGCAGTTCCATGTCTTCGAACAGGATGTTGAGAAATTCATCCCGGGTCAGGGAAAAGCTGAAGGCATCTTCGCCTTCGCCATCGTCGCTGGCTTCCCGGCCGCCCTGGCCCTGGCCGCCACCCTGTTCCGGCCGCTTGATCCGGTCGCCGGGCATGAACTCCCGGTTTCCCGGCAGGACCCGGTCATGGATGCCCTTGCTGCTGTCGCCGATCAGACGGGGCTCATCCAGCCCGTCAGAGGGAATGCGGATCTGTTCAGAGGAGTCTATGTCAGAAATCTTCCGGTTTTTGACAGCATCGTCGACCGCTTTCTTGATCTGTTTACGGGCGCGCTGGATAAAACGCTGCCTGTTGGTGAGGCTTTTTCCCTTTGGATTCAGCCTTCTGTCAATTATGTGCATCATACGCGATTACTCTCCTGGAGTGGGCTTAAGTGAAACATGGGGGAGGGGCGGGAGATTATCCCGCCTTGTTGACCCGCATATACCACTCCACAAGCCGGTGAACCTGGCGTTCGCTGTAGCCACGGTCTTTCATGCGCTCGACAAATTCGTGATGCTTGTGTTCGCTGTCCTTGTCTTTCTTGCTGCCGAAGCTGATCACCGGCAGCAGGTCCTCGACCTTGCTGAACATGCGTTTTTCGATCACCGAACGCAGTTTCTCGTAGGACGTCCATTTCGGGTTCTGACCGGCATTGTTGGCCCGGGCGCGCAGGGCGAACTTGACCACCTCGTTGCGGAAGTCTTTTGGATTGGAGATACCGGCCGGTTTTTCGATTTTGCTTAGTTCCTGATCCAGGATCTTGCTGTCCAGAAGCTGGCCGGTATCCGGATCCTTGAAGTCATGGCCCTCGATCCAGGCGTCCGCATAGGAAATATAGCGATCGAATAGATTCTGGCCGTAATCGGAATAGGATTCAAGGTAGGCTTTCTGAATTTCATTACCGATAAATTCCGCGTAGCGCGGGGCGAGCTCACCCTTGATGAACTCGATATATTTCTTCTCGAGATCTTCCGGCAGCTGTTCCCTGAGCAGGGCTTTTTCCAGCACATACATCAGGTGAACCGGATCGGCGCCGACTTCCTGGGTATCATAGTTGAAGGTTTCAGCCAGGATTTTAAAGGCAAAACGGGTGGAAATGCCACCCATGCCCTCATTGACACCGGCCATATCCTTATATTCCTGCATGGGTTTGGCCTTGGGATCCACATCCTTGAGATTCTCCCCGTTATAGACCCGCATTTTGGAATAAAGGTTGGAGTTTTCATGTTCCTTGAGCCGGGTCAGGACACTGAATTTGGCCAGCATGTCCAGGGTGCTTGGGGCGCAGTGACTGGTATTCAGGTCGGAGCTGCTCAGCAGTTTGTCATAGATTTTTGCCTCTTCATCAACCCGCAGGCAGTAGGGCACCTTGATCACATAGACCCGGTCGATAAAGGCTTCATTGTTTTTGTTATTTTTGAAACTCTGCCATTCGGCTTCGTTGGAGTGGGCAAGGATTGTCCCTTGATAGGGGATGGCGCCAAGGTTTTCGGTGCCCACATAGTTGCCTTCCTGAGTAGCGGTCAGCAGGGGGTGCAGCATCTTGATCGGGGCCTTGAACATCTCCACAAACTCCAGGATGCCCTGGGTGGTGCGGTTCAGGCCGCCGCTGTAGGCATAGGCATCGCTGTCGTTCTGGCTGTAATATTCCAGCTTGCGGATGTCCACCTTGCCGACAAGGGTGGAGATATCCTGGTTATTCTCGTCACCGGGTTCGGTCTTGGCGATGGCGATCTGGCGCAGTTTTGACGGAAAGATTTTTACCACTGAAAATTTGGAAAGATCGCCTTCATACTGGTCGAGCCGCTTCAGGGCCCAGGGCGACATCAGACCGGTCAGCCGGTGCCGGGGTATTTTGTATTTTTCCTCGAACACATCGCCCATCTTTTCCGGGTCAAACAGGCCGAGGGGGGATTCAAAGACGGGGCTGATTTCGTCACCGGCTTTCAGCACGTAGATCGGGCACTTTTCCATCAATGCCTTGAGTTGCTCCGCCAGCGAGGATTTACCGCCGCCCACAGGACCCAGCAGGTAAAGCACCTGTTTACGCTCTTCCAGACCCTGGGAGGCATGCTTGAAGAAGCCGACAATACGTTCGATGGTTTCCTCCATGCCGAAGAAATTTTCAAACCCTTTGTATTTCTTTATGGTCCGGTTCATGAAGATACGGCCGAGGCGTTCGTCCTTCGAGGTGTCGATCAGTTCCGGTTCGCCGATCGCATGCATCATACGTTCCGCAGAACTGGCGTACATCATCGGATCTTCACTGCATCCATGAAGATATTCGCGCAGGGAAATTTCGCTTTCCTTGCGATGTTCATACTGGTTTGAATAAAGATCAAAAAGGTCTGTTTCGTTAGGCATGGTGGCAACTCCCGGCTTTGGTTAAGTATCAGGACAGGCCAGATTGTGAAGAACGAACAGGCTTTAGGTTAATGTCGGGCCGGTTCCAATTCTGACCATGTCGTCAGAAGGAAGATATGCCGTGGCGTGACTGCCAGTGTTTAAGTATCTGGGTCGCCATGCCGGTGGCACAACTTCCCTCCCATTTTCTGATTCCGGATATTCATTTTCCGGATACAGTAAAAACTGGTTTTAAAAATCTTCGAATAAGATACTAAAAAATATGGCCGATTTGAGGTTATGGTTAATTATCGCCAAAATTGATTAAAGAGTGGTTTACAATCCGGCCGGCCAACAAACTAACTCAAAC belongs to Emcibacter sp. and includes:
- a CDS encoding DUF6460 domain-containing protein: MNKNTLGIVWKLIIASLFVGMALSYFDITPAELIKDLPETIGRIVDTAWSGVQWAADYVVLGAIIVVPVWLLMNISNIAGKFKKKD
- a CDS encoding cytochrome b, with amino-acid sequence MSARNTENTYGSVARALHWIMALLIIGMWVLGLYMHELPRETPEQMQYKFGLYDIHKAFGMLALLFILFRMYWRMTNVIPGFPDSMEKWEKLLAHAAHGVLYLLMLAFPVSGYLSSATGGHNITFFGLFEIPLLLSKNEGLSEVFGEIHEICAWTIFFVFCLHVAAALYHHFVKKDDIMIRMSPRGAGKEE
- a CDS encoding isoprenylcysteine carboxylmethyltransferase family protein, with amino-acid sequence MAEIEIEDHANVIIRPPVIYALGLGFAVALDYFMPLYLGLGKPAALIGWILLAVGFILLGGSVISFIKNKQNPDPLTPTDQIYTGGLYAVSRNPIYLGFTLIYIALGLIFGSLWMFIALIPVLMTMHFGVILREEAYLTEKFGASYLDYKNKVRRWI
- a CDS encoding DoxX family protein, which produces MNGDVLVKATVWVMSLVLALVFVSVGVGKIAGADAHIAHYQSWGIPSWALLALGVLEVTGGVFLLIPRWALIGAFILSLELAASAMMHFSLDENHLVMRALVLLFMLLGISYLRVKRMPENGLN
- a CDS encoding transferrin-binding protein-like solute binding protein, encoding MTRIITKKLILTAAGSLFLAACGGGGGSTPAPTTPTLPTSNDSLDDIQVSEDFNSFSSIVLVKVEGATETVDSSNQTQSSDAVVGVNTDGSFEVTISGQGDDNDVNFDFTFTSAMRTVGTEKTVFQSSNTAFSLLRPGVDVSIPFTQTGETINMSYVTYGQWAKTDGTIAANGFDSARGYVIFGVRTDSVPTTGTATYAGAVEGIMFKPTATAGSPEVWGISGRVDIDVDFAAANNNVVATFSKMAQSVVGTTNDWVNFTMTSDLSNGLFSGAASNFTDAGSGAPVAGYSGTVSGAFYGPNAQEIGGTWSVAGPGEEAAGAFVGEQ
- a CDS encoding SpoVR family protein, encoding MSAKKKQTETSLLYEGAEWDFETVDRTFRAIEDIALNEMGLDVYPTQVEVITSEQMLDAYSSVGMPMMYNHWSFGKSFIRDQTMYQKGFQGLAYEIVINSDPCICYIMEENSMTMQALVMAHAAFGHNHFFKNNHLFKQWTDADAILDYLQFAKNYIAKCEERYGYREVEKILDSAHALRDQGVDRYTRPTKLDDKKMQERELERLEYEQSQVNELWRTLPEIKNTDSAELDQMEKQLATKLGIPESNLLYFLEKNSPVLSHWQAEILRIVRSIAQYFYPQRQTKMMNEGCACYVHYYLMNRLYDTGQITEGAMLEFIDFHTRVVAQPSFDSPYFSGINPYALGFAMMQDIQRICENPTDEDREWFPDIAGNNKPIETLKDAWENYRDESFILQFLSPHLIREMRLFNIHDDCDNTFIEVDHIHNEPGYKAVREALSAQYSVANMDLDIQVSRVDLAGDRRLTLVHSMNNHIPLSQKAAEQVIAHLRRLWGYDIVLKSVDPITSEVVQETCG
- a CDS encoding YeaH/YhbH family protein encodes the protein MMHIIDRRLNPKGKSLTNRQRFIQRARKQIKKAVDDAVKNRKISDIDSSEQIRIPSDGLDEPRLIGDSSKGIHDRVLPGNREFMPGDRIKRPEQGGGQGQGGREASDDGEGEDAFSFSLTRDEFLNILFEDMELPDFVKTSIKEEMVTEYHRAGYKKEGSPANLNLKLTMRNSLARRLTLKRPSREEIEELEDRITALREKKRKSEKDDKELEYLLGQLETKQRRRKLVPYIDPIDVRYTSFTEEQKPNTHAVMFCLMDVSGSMSEMHKELAKRFFMLLHLFLKKQYTKVDIVFIRHTHHASEVDEETFFYSRETGGTIVSTALEVMEQIIKERYPPDDWNIYAAQASDGDNLNSDNAHCQYMLQERLLPLCQYFAYVEIWDTQESEMFMGNNGTTRLWQAYDQVQKQNRNFAIRRVTKAADIFPVLHDLFARDRNSSSSAGATQEAV
- a CDS encoding PrkA family serine protein kinase translates to MPNETDLFDLYSNQYEHRKESEISLREYLHGCSEDPMMYASSAERMMHAIGEPELIDTSKDERLGRIFMNRTIKKYKGFENFFGMEETIERIVGFFKHASQGLEERKQVLYLLGPVGGGKSSLAEQLKALMEKCPIYVLKAGDEISPVFESPLGLFDPEKMGDVFEEKYKIPRHRLTGLMSPWALKRLDQYEGDLSKFSVVKIFPSKLRQIAIAKTEPGDENNQDISTLVGKVDIRKLEYYSQNDSDAYAYSGGLNRTTQGILEFVEMFKAPIKMLHPLLTATQEGNYVGTENLGAIPYQGTILAHSNEAEWQSFKNNKNNEAFIDRVYVIKVPYCLRVDEEAKIYDKLLSSSDLNTSHCAPSTLDMLAKFSVLTRLKEHENSNLYSKMRVYNGENLKDVDPKAKPMQEYKDMAGVNEGMGGISTRFAFKILAETFNYDTQEVGADPVHLMYVLEKALLREQLPEDLEKKYIEFIKGELAPRYAEFIGNEIQKAYLESYSDYGQNLFDRYISYADAWIEGHDFKDPDTGQLLDSKILDQELSKIEKPAGISNPKDFRNEVVKFALRARANNAGQNPKWTSYEKLRSVIEKRMFSKVEDLLPVISFGSKKDKDSEHKHHEFVERMKDRGYSERQVHRLVEWYMRVNKAG